One Stenotrophomonas maltophilia DNA window includes the following coding sequences:
- the flgE gene encoding flagellar hook protein FlgE produces MGFNVSLSGINAANTDLSVTANNVANVNTAGFKQSRAEFADLFASTSYGLSKNQTGSGVRVSNVAQQFIQGHNEQTGRSLDMAISGEGFFTMNMNGSRVYSRAGNFQTDSAGYVINPQGARLQVFAPNADGTNFDAGRLVDLQLLTTDSPPKQTSEVKVGFTLPANAKQPTVTNFDPTDSNSYNHSSGGITVYDSLGVSHIQVSYFVKGANPNEWTVHNYVDGQPAGTPTAVAFDNSGKLTNPANGKVSLGTFTPTTGAGELNMTLDISGSTQYGEKFALRNTQQDGYAAGKLNEITVSETGVVYARYSNGDDKPLGQVALTTFNNTQGLEQKGNNLWVETFESGTPRTGMPDTSNLGKIQAGSLEASTVDLTEQLVNMITAQRNFQANAQMITTQDQITQTVINIR; encoded by the coding sequence ATGGGCTTCAACGTCTCGCTGTCCGGCATCAATGCCGCAAATACCGACCTGAGCGTCACCGCCAACAACGTCGCCAACGTCAATACCGCCGGCTTCAAGCAATCACGCGCCGAGTTCGCTGACTTGTTCGCCTCCACCAGCTATGGCCTGTCGAAGAACCAGACCGGCTCGGGCGTGCGTGTTTCCAACGTGGCCCAACAGTTCATCCAGGGCCACAACGAACAGACCGGTCGCAGCCTGGATATGGCGATCTCCGGTGAGGGCTTCTTCACCATGAACATGAACGGCTCGCGCGTGTACTCGCGTGCCGGCAACTTCCAGACTGATTCCGCCGGCTATGTGATCAATCCGCAGGGCGCACGCCTGCAGGTGTTCGCGCCGAATGCCGATGGCACCAACTTCGATGCCGGCCGCCTGGTCGACCTGCAGCTGTTGACCACCGACAGCCCGCCGAAGCAGACCAGCGAAGTGAAGGTCGGTTTCACCCTGCCCGCCAACGCCAAGCAACCGACGGTCACCAATTTCGATCCGACCGACTCGAACAGCTACAACCACTCCAGCGGCGGCATCACCGTGTACGACTCGCTGGGCGTCAGCCATATCCAGGTCTCGTACTTCGTGAAGGGCGCAAATCCAAACGAGTGGACCGTTCACAACTACGTGGACGGCCAACCGGCCGGTACCCCGACCGCGGTCGCCTTCGACAACAGCGGCAAGCTGACCAATCCTGCCAACGGCAAGGTCAGCCTCGGTACCTTCACCCCGACCACCGGCGCCGGTGAACTGAACATGACGCTGGATATCAGCGGCTCGACCCAGTACGGCGAGAAGTTCGCGCTGCGCAACACCCAGCAGGACGGCTACGCCGCCGGCAAGCTCAACGAAATCACCGTGTCGGAAACCGGTGTGGTCTACGCCCGATATTCCAATGGCGACGACAAGCCGCTGGGCCAGGTCGCACTGACCACGTTCAACAACACCCAGGGTCTGGAGCAGAAGGGCAACAACCTGTGGGTGGAGACGTTCGAGTCGGGCACCCCGCGCACCGGCATGCCGGACACCTCCAACCTCGGCAAGATCCAGGCCGGCTCGCTGGAAGCGTCCACCGTCGACCTCACCGAGCAGCTGGTCAACATGATCACCGCGCAGCGCAACTTCCAGGCCAACGCGCAGATGATCACCACCCAGGACCAGATCACCCAGACCGTCATCAACATCCGTTGA
- a CDS encoding flagellar hook capping FlgD N-terminal domain-containing protein yields MTTAVNNQTNQDVYAALGLNAPNSNATKKKNTLDQADFLRLMTEQLQHQDPLKPMDNTQMVAQMAQMSTVQGITDLNKTVKGFQESMASDQVLRGAALVGHQVLVPSEKLVLEKEGSVEGTVAAPSAGIVTVDITDANGAKVTSLSVEAKAAGETAFQWDGKDANGKRMEPGKYSIVANHVDTTGKSTKLSTYVQAPVESVTVGSDGLYLNLKGLGTAPIDYVLRVS; encoded by the coding sequence ATGACCACCGCCGTCAACAACCAGACCAACCAGGACGTCTACGCCGCGCTCGGCCTGAACGCCCCGAACAGCAACGCCACCAAGAAGAAGAACACGCTGGACCAGGCCGATTTCCTGCGTCTGATGACAGAGCAGCTGCAGCACCAGGATCCGCTGAAGCCGATGGACAACACGCAGATGGTCGCGCAGATGGCGCAGATGTCCACCGTGCAGGGCATCACCGATCTGAACAAAACGGTGAAAGGCTTCCAGGAGTCGATGGCCAGCGACCAGGTACTGCGCGGTGCCGCACTGGTTGGCCACCAGGTACTGGTGCCATCGGAAAAGCTGGTGCTGGAAAAGGAAGGCAGCGTCGAAGGCACGGTGGCTGCGCCCTCGGCCGGCATCGTGACCGTCGACATCACCGATGCCAACGGCGCCAAGGTCACCTCGCTGAGCGTTGAAGCCAAGGCCGCCGGCGAAACCGCCTTCCAGTGGGACGGCAAGGATGCGAACGGCAAGCGCATGGAGCCCGGCAAGTATTCCATCGTCGCCAACCACGTCGACACCACCGGCAAGAGCACCAAGCTTTCCACCTACGTGCAGGCACCGGTGGAAAGCGTGACCGTCGGTTCCGACGGCCTGTACCTGAACCTCAAGGGCCTGGGCACGGCCCCGATCGACTACGTGCTCCGCGTCAGCTGA
- the flgC gene encoding flagellar basal body rod protein FlgC, whose amino-acid sequence MSNLPIFDIAGSALQAQSVRMSTIASNLSNADTVAGSADAVYKPLEPIFQAVTSKNDPNITSVKVKEITQSEAAPIKRYEPGHPLADADGYIYQPDVDPVAQMVNLISTSRNYQAGVEMLTTAKELALATLTMGR is encoded by the coding sequence ATGAGCAACCTGCCGATCTTCGATATCGCCGGCTCTGCGTTGCAGGCGCAGTCGGTGCGCATGAGCACCATCGCCTCCAACCTCTCCAACGCCGACACCGTCGCCGGTTCCGCCGATGCCGTGTACAAGCCGCTGGAACCGATCTTCCAGGCGGTGACCAGCAAGAACGATCCGAACATCACGTCGGTGAAGGTCAAGGAGATCACCCAGAGCGAGGCAGCGCCGATCAAGCGCTACGAGCCCGGCCATCCGCTGGCCGACGCCGATGGCTACATCTACCAGCCCGACGTCGATCCGGTAGCGCAGATGGTCAACCTGATCTCGACCTCGCGCAATTACCAGGCCGGCGTGGAAATGCTGACCACCGCCAAGGAACTGGCCCTGGCCACCCTGACCATGGGCCGCTGA
- the flgB gene encoding flagellar basal body rod protein FlgB, which translates to MRNLITDYLGVHAQAMPLREQRMKLIASNLGNADTPGYKAQDLDFDAALRNAQGQDANGLMTTTNEQHYEISSGLNPFQIARDGVQPSLDGNTVDPDAERAAYGRAALEYRASLSFVESKVRSMLTAITGQ; encoded by the coding sequence GTGCGCAACCTGATTACCGACTACCTGGGCGTCCACGCCCAGGCCATGCCGTTGCGCGAACAGCGGATGAAGCTGATCGCCAGCAACCTCGGCAATGCCGACACTCCCGGCTACAAGGCCCAGGACCTGGACTTCGATGCCGCCCTGCGCAATGCCCAGGGGCAGGATGCCAACGGCCTGATGACCACCACCAACGAGCAGCACTACGAAATCAGTAGTGGCCTGAACCCGTTCCAGATCGCGCGCGACGGCGTGCAGCCCAGCCTGGACGGCAACACCGTCGATCCCGATGCCGAGCGTGCCGCCTATGGCCGCGCCGCACTCGAATACCGCGCCTCGCTCAGCTTCGTCGAGAGCAAGGTGCGTTCCATGCTGACCGCGATTACGGGGCAATAA
- a CDS encoding chemotaxis protein, giving the protein MSHDLLNRIDQRTRLAGHNRLALLLFRLGGRQLFGVNVFKVQEVLRRPELFQVPGLPSQFAGVADVRGRSVPVLDLGLAIGHPEREPDADTSPGYLVVTEFNRSIQGFLVSGVERIVNIAVEDIHPPPELGAESSYLTAVTRFQGELIQVIDVESVLADIAQVRGEAVLDPTMAMPADGPQLQVLVVDDSRVARQQIRSVLDQLGVGATLLSDGKQALDHLLQIHASGENPAERYAMVISDIEMPAMDGYTLTTEIRRHPGLAGLYVLLHTSLSGVFNNAMVERVGANAFVAKYSPHELADFVLDRLRKVAMAA; this is encoded by the coding sequence ATGTCCCATGACCTGCTCAACCGGATCGACCAGCGGACCCGACTGGCCGGCCACAATCGCCTGGCGCTGCTGCTGTTCCGTCTCGGCGGACGTCAGCTTTTTGGCGTCAATGTCTTCAAGGTGCAGGAAGTCCTGCGGCGCCCGGAGCTGTTCCAGGTACCCGGGCTGCCCAGCCAGTTCGCCGGCGTGGCGGACGTCCGCGGCCGCTCGGTACCGGTGCTGGACCTGGGCCTGGCCATCGGCCACCCCGAGCGCGAGCCCGATGCGGACACCTCGCCCGGCTACCTGGTCGTCACCGAATTCAACCGTTCGATCCAGGGTTTCCTGGTCAGCGGCGTGGAACGCATCGTCAACATCGCGGTGGAAGACATCCACCCGCCGCCGGAACTGGGCGCCGAATCGAGCTACCTGACCGCGGTGACCCGCTTCCAGGGAGAGCTGATCCAGGTGATCGACGTGGAAAGCGTGCTGGCCGATATCGCCCAGGTGCGCGGCGAGGCAGTGCTGGACCCGACCATGGCTATGCCGGCCGACGGCCCGCAGCTGCAGGTGCTGGTGGTGGACGACTCGCGCGTAGCCCGCCAGCAGATCCGCAGTGTGCTGGACCAGCTGGGGGTGGGTGCCACCCTGCTTTCCGATGGCAAACAGGCTCTGGACCACCTGCTGCAGATCCACGCCTCGGGCGAGAACCCCGCCGAACGCTACGCCATGGTCATCTCGGACATCGAGATGCCGGCCATGGACGGCTATACGCTGACGACGGAAATCCGGCGCCACCCGGGCCTGGCCGGCCTGTACGTGCTGCTGCATACCTCGCTGTCGGGTGTCTTCAACAATGCGATGGTCGAGCGCGTCGGCGCCAACGCCTTCGTCGCCAAGTACTCGCCGCACGAACTGGCCGACTTCGTGCTGGACCGCCTGCGCAAGGTCGCCATGGCGGCCTGA
- the flgA gene encoding flagellar basal body P-ring formation chaperone FlgA: MRRVTSLFAIALALASPWTAASDWQPVASIRTAALSTLPAGSEGEAQVADALRLPKCGGALQVQPTANTTVEVSCPDAGGWRLFVPVKVRRNQTVLVLNRGIGTGETLTAADITTAQRDAARIAGAVLADPNAAIGRIARRPLQAGALLSNNDLVVQRLIKRGDNVALVSRRGSVEVRIAGRAMGDAGENERVSVENLSSRRIVQGTVDAAGDVIVAR; the protein is encoded by the coding sequence ATGCGCCGGGTCACATCTCTATTCGCCATTGCGCTGGCGCTGGCCTCGCCATGGACGGCCGCCTCCGACTGGCAGCCGGTGGCCAGCATCCGCACTGCGGCGTTGTCGACGCTGCCGGCCGGCAGCGAGGGTGAGGCCCAGGTGGCCGATGCGCTGCGCCTGCCGAAGTGTGGGGGGGCACTGCAGGTGCAGCCCACTGCCAACACCACGGTTGAAGTCAGCTGCCCGGATGCCGGCGGCTGGCGCCTGTTCGTGCCAGTAAAGGTGCGGCGCAACCAGACCGTGCTGGTGCTCAACCGCGGAATCGGTACTGGAGAAACCCTCACCGCCGCCGATATCACCACTGCCCAGCGTGACGCCGCCCGGATTGCCGGCGCGGTGCTGGCCGATCCGAATGCAGCGATCGGCCGCATCGCCCGCCGTCCGTTGCAGGCCGGAGCCCTGCTGTCGAACAACGATCTGGTGGTGCAGCGTCTCATCAAGCGAGGAGACAATGTGGCCCTGGTCTCGCGTCGCGGCTCGGTCGAGGTCCGTATTGCAGGCCGTGCGATGGGCGATGCCGGTGAAAACGAGCGGGTCTCGGTGGAGAACCTGTCCTCGCGGCGGATCGTGCAGGGCACGGTCGATGCCGCCGGTGACGTAATCGTGGCGCGTTGA
- the flgM gene encoding flagellar biosynthesis anti-sigma factor FlgM: protein MSQKIDGNLQVPQALRSVTTPANKPGVSTDAAARPVEAADSLRLTGEATNLQAIERELTTAPAIDAQRVAAVRESLQNGTYKINPDAIASRMLELDQQLHG, encoded by the coding sequence ATGAGCCAGAAAATCGACGGCAACCTGCAGGTCCCCCAGGCGCTGCGCAGCGTGACGACCCCGGCCAACAAGCCCGGCGTCAGCACCGATGCGGCGGCGCGCCCGGTCGAAGCGGCCGACAGCCTGCGCCTGACCGGCGAGGCCACCAATCTGCAGGCCATCGAGCGTGAGCTGACCACCGCCCCGGCGATCGACGCCCAGCGCGTGGCCGCCGTGCGCGAATCGCTGCAGAACGGCACGTACAAGATCAATCCGGACGCGATCGCATCGCGCATGCTCGAGCTGGACCAGCAGCTGCACGGATGA
- a CDS encoding flagellar protein FlgN gives MTAPMSEQLQRLAQALDVERQALVDHDVHALIRATGAKLEALRALEGTPPLGEGDHLQELAERNRANGVLLSRRRREVDWALRQLGRTEASSSYDAKGQSHTITARRPLAIA, from the coding sequence ATGACCGCGCCGATGAGCGAACAACTGCAGCGGCTGGCCCAGGCGCTTGACGTTGAACGTCAGGCGCTGGTCGATCATGACGTACACGCGCTGATCCGGGCGACCGGTGCCAAGCTGGAGGCGCTGCGTGCACTGGAAGGGACGCCGCCGCTTGGTGAGGGGGATCACCTCCAGGAACTGGCCGAACGCAACCGTGCCAATGGCGTGCTGCTATCGCGCCGGCGCCGCGAGGTCGATTGGGCGCTACGCCAGCTGGGGCGTACCGAGGCCTCCTCCTCCTATGATGCCAAGGGCCAGTCGCATACGATCACTGCGCGGCGCCCACTCGCCATCGCCTGA
- a CDS encoding ATP-binding protein: protein MSAANALVTAPLPPQPVLQALLERLREGLLLFTDDGQVALANPAAQNLLASGEDGALPPPQRLRELLPPDALEQARQHGHWNGSLPLGEGVVIAHLYHHGPVGQGHFLALFRHIEGQEDYERELQQRHAELRQAYLRLNGTQEKLLQSEKMASIGQLAAGVAHEINNPIGYVHSNLGSLQEYLRSLFTVIEAYERALRAPDPKALIPEIDDIRDRLDIDFISRDLPQLMAESREGIERVTRIVRDLKDFSYSGRDESWKLVDLHSGLESTINIIWNELKYKVHLVREFGQLPLVECLPSELNQVYMNLLLNAGHAIAERGTITVRSGVDGDHVWVEFEDTGGGISPELRQRIFDPFFTTKPVGSGTGLGLSISYSIINKHHGRIDLDSTPGVGSRFRVVLPVKQPR, encoded by the coding sequence GTGTCCGCTGCCAACGCCCTGGTTACCGCCCCCCTTCCGCCGCAGCCGGTGCTGCAGGCGCTGCTTGAGCGCCTGCGCGAAGGCCTGCTGCTGTTCACCGATGACGGGCAGGTGGCCCTGGCCAACCCGGCCGCGCAGAACCTGCTGGCCAGCGGCGAGGACGGTGCATTGCCGCCACCGCAGCGTCTGCGCGAACTGTTGCCGCCCGATGCGTTGGAGCAGGCGCGCCAGCACGGTCACTGGAACGGCAGCCTGCCGCTGGGCGAGGGTGTGGTCATTGCGCATCTCTACCACCACGGCCCGGTCGGCCAAGGGCACTTCCTGGCACTGTTCCGCCACATCGAAGGGCAGGAAGACTACGAACGCGAACTGCAGCAGCGCCATGCCGAGCTGCGCCAGGCCTACCTGCGCCTGAACGGTACCCAGGAAAAGCTGCTGCAGTCGGAGAAGATGGCCTCGATCGGTCAGCTCGCCGCCGGCGTAGCGCACGAGATCAACAACCCGATCGGCTACGTGCACTCCAACCTGGGCAGCCTGCAGGAATATCTGCGCAGCCTGTTCACTGTCATTGAAGCCTACGAACGCGCGTTGCGTGCACCGGACCCCAAGGCGTTGATCCCGGAAATCGACGATATCCGTGATCGCCTGGACATCGATTTCATCAGCCGCGACCTGCCACAGCTGATGGCCGAATCACGCGAAGGCATCGAGCGCGTCACCCGCATCGTGCGCGACCTGAAGGACTTCTCGTATTCCGGCCGCGACGAGTCATGGAAGCTGGTGGACCTGCATTCCGGCCTGGAATCGACCATCAACATCATCTGGAATGAACTCAAGTACAAAGTGCACCTGGTGCGCGAGTTCGGCCAGTTGCCGCTGGTGGAATGCCTGCCGTCGGAGTTGAACCAGGTCTACATGAACCTGCTGCTCAACGCGGGTCATGCCATTGCCGAGCGTGGCACGATCACGGTGCGTTCCGGTGTTGATGGCGATCACGTATGGGTGGAGTTCGAAGACACCGGCGGCGGCATCTCGCCGGAACTGCGCCAGCGCATCTTCGACCCGTTCTTCACCACCAAGCCGGTGGGCAGTGGCACCGGCCTGGGCCTGTCGATCTCCTACAGCATCATCAACAAGCACCATGGCCGCATCGACCTGGACAGCACCCCGGGCGTGGGCTCGCGCTTCCGCGTGGTGCTGCCGGTGAAGCAGCCGCGCTGA
- a CDS encoding EAL domain-containing protein: protein MWNPNQPPVSIDDAPDRLGAGNPELQAMVAEAASGGTALMLMHVDIDHFASVNENMSAEVGDQALVLVAQRLQSYLRGRGKLWRHGSDEFLIAVPRTADVPLPEDFAEEIRQQMELPLSVLPYTLFMTGKLGVSLCPDHASSTSRLLDHAEDALYQAAREGGNAVRIHAVDTPPSAHSESIIARQIVDAIPNGELKLRYQPLVSARDGHVVGMEALLRWQSPTLGMLVPERFMRTAERLGIIVQIGTWVLEGALKQARLWRDQGFDDFTIAVNVSTLQLLRPNFFAEVMGVIRAAGVPAQMLTLEINESALTNNVNFVHETLANLRNEGISLSLDNFGTGDSSLSALVRYPVDKLKIDRSFIKSAPAGNREAAIARAIIAMGHQLGMTVIANGVESQAQLGFLRRNDCDVFQGYLFGEPMSADAAGMTLRRRYLRPEAFAETRPDRTLLLLDDEENVLRSLVRLFRRDGYRILAAGNVRDAFDLLAINDVQVILSDQRMSDMSGTEFLGRVKMLYPDTIRLVLSGYTDLNTVTDAINRGAIYRFLTKPWNDDELRKHIHQAFRTYEEQRRSNAGPAPVESGDGGEDRPLR, encoded by the coding sequence ATGTGGAATCCCAACCAGCCCCCGGTCAGCATCGATGATGCTCCTGACCGCCTCGGCGCCGGCAACCCCGAGTTGCAGGCCATGGTCGCCGAGGCAGCCTCCGGCGGCACCGCGCTGATGTTGATGCACGTGGACATCGACCACTTCGCCTCGGTCAACGAAAACATGAGCGCCGAGGTGGGCGACCAGGCCCTGGTGCTGGTGGCACAACGCCTGCAGTCCTACCTGCGCGGGCGCGGCAAACTCTGGCGCCACGGCAGCGATGAGTTCCTGATCGCAGTGCCGCGCACGGCCGACGTCCCGCTGCCGGAGGACTTCGCCGAGGAGATCCGCCAGCAGATGGAGCTGCCACTGTCGGTGCTGCCGTACACGTTGTTCATGACCGGCAAGCTGGGCGTGAGCCTGTGCCCGGACCATGCCAGCAGCACCTCGCGCCTGCTCGACCATGCCGAGGACGCGCTGTACCAGGCGGCCCGCGAAGGCGGCAACGCGGTGCGCATCCACGCCGTGGACACGCCACCGAGCGCGCACAGTGAGAGCATCATCGCGCGTCAGATCGTAGATGCCATTCCCAACGGCGAGCTGAAGCTGCGCTACCAGCCGTTGGTGAGTGCACGCGACGGCCACGTGGTCGGCATGGAGGCGCTGCTGCGCTGGCAGTCGCCCACGCTGGGCATGCTGGTGCCGGAGCGCTTCATGCGCACCGCCGAACGGCTGGGCATCATCGTGCAGATCGGCACCTGGGTGCTGGAAGGAGCGTTGAAGCAGGCCCGCCTGTGGCGCGACCAGGGCTTCGACGACTTCACCATCGCGGTGAACGTCTCCACCCTGCAGTTGCTGCGGCCGAATTTCTTTGCCGAAGTGATGGGTGTGATCCGGGCCGCGGGCGTGCCGGCGCAGATGCTGACGCTGGAGATCAACGAAAGCGCGCTGACCAACAACGTCAATTTCGTGCACGAGACGCTGGCCAACCTGCGCAACGAAGGCATCAGCCTGAGCCTGGACAATTTCGGCACCGGTGATTCCAGCCTCAGCGCGCTGGTCCGCTACCCGGTGGACAAGCTGAAGATCGACCGCAGCTTCATCAAGAGCGCACCGGCCGGCAACCGCGAGGCGGCCATCGCCCGCGCGATCATCGCCATGGGTCACCAACTGGGCATGACCGTGATTGCCAACGGCGTGGAATCGCAGGCGCAGCTGGGCTTCCTGCGCCGCAACGACTGCGATGTGTTCCAGGGCTACCTGTTCGGCGAACCGATGTCGGCCGATGCTGCCGGCATGACGCTGCGCCGCCGCTACCTGCGCCCGGAAGCGTTTGCCGAGACCCGGCCCGACCGCACGCTGCTGTTGCTGGACGACGAGGAAAACGTGCTGCGCTCGCTGGTGCGCCTGTTCCGCCGCGACGGCTACCGGATCCTGGCGGCCGGCAACGTACGTGATGCGTTCGACCTGCTGGCGATCAATGACGTGCAGGTGATCCTGTCCGACCAGCGCATGAGCGACATGAGTGGAACCGAGTTCCTCGGCCGGGTGAAGATGCTGTACCCGGACACGATCCGCCTGGTGCTGTCCGGCTACACCGATCTGAACACCGTGACCGACGCGATCAACCGTGGCGCGATCTACCGCTTCCTGACCAAGCCGTGGAACGACGACGAGCTGCGCAAACACATCCACCAGGCATTCCGCACCTACGAGGAACAGCGCCGCAGCAACGCCGGTCCGGCACCGGTGGAGAGCGGAGATGGCGGTGAGGATCGCCCGTTGCGGTAA
- a CDS encoding PAS domain-containing sensor histidine kinase has product MPAEPTGNAPVPDPRMAQALSRDRRRVVLSYLAMALAWMISTDSAVQALVPDPQQAALWQGLKGSFFALASAGLLYLLLRPLAEHVLHTHARQQASELRLRQMFEGNPGPILVYDLDTLAILDANPAACTAFGWDRDELLEQTIDSLWPPGQDQALQTKLEAIREAPEELCILRTQLQLRDGSLRQMELRSNAISYDGHNARLLIAIDRTAEDLAQLRRDQALARVEEAHELARIGAWELDPSTGLGRYSNQVYRLLGRRPPEARRWHRFDELLVPADPATATQTEQLLAELCSGDPVQVDVLLPLLSMDGRALMVHLRAASGIDEAGRNRVLGTLQDVTEREQSRRLLREREEQFRELVRVLPDGVVILSDEHVLYANAWAASLFGYGSHTLLGEPLSALVAVGDLARVRSQLRAGQPHLGPGHSSVVAMQRADGRSFHAGLAVGEVRYGGRDCKLLIVRDLSDSERIRSALETSNRELQAMAGRLFSLQEDERRAISRDLHDDIGQAITAIKLSAHAAQDEHDPQRRAEDLAQIVSLADTTVAKLRDISTLLRPPQLDALGLEAALSWQARVLFRSSPVELLAEIEPLPQRPDNSIEQACFRIAQESLTNALRHARASQVLLYLRDVGQRGLHLQIRDDGEGFDPDGPRGLGLIVMRERAQSVGGHVRIESAHGEGTLIDVHLPYQAASMAAVESPEY; this is encoded by the coding sequence ATGCCCGCAGAACCGACCGGCAACGCCCCAGTTCCCGACCCGCGGATGGCGCAGGCGCTGAGCCGCGACCGGCGCCGGGTGGTGCTGAGCTACCTGGCGATGGCGCTGGCCTGGATGATCTCCACCGACAGTGCAGTGCAGGCACTGGTGCCCGACCCGCAGCAGGCGGCCTTGTGGCAGGGCCTGAAGGGCTCGTTCTTCGCCCTTGCCAGCGCCGGCCTGCTGTATCTACTGCTGCGCCCGCTGGCCGAGCATGTGCTGCACACCCATGCACGCCAGCAGGCCTCCGAGCTGCGCCTGCGGCAGATGTTCGAAGGCAACCCCGGCCCGATCCTGGTCTACGACCTGGACACACTGGCGATCCTCGATGCCAATCCGGCGGCCTGTACGGCCTTCGGCTGGGACCGTGACGAACTGCTGGAGCAGACCATCGATTCGCTGTGGCCGCCAGGCCAGGACCAGGCACTGCAGACCAAGCTGGAGGCGATCCGCGAGGCACCGGAGGAACTGTGCATCCTGCGTACCCAGCTGCAGCTGCGTGACGGCTCCCTGCGGCAGATGGAGCTGCGCTCCAACGCCATCAGCTATGACGGTCACAACGCCCGCTTGCTGATTGCCATCGACCGCACCGCCGAAGACCTGGCCCAGCTGCGACGCGACCAAGCGCTGGCCCGGGTGGAGGAAGCCCACGAGCTGGCCCGCATCGGCGCCTGGGAGCTGGACCCGTCCACCGGGCTCGGCCGTTATTCCAACCAGGTGTATCGCCTGCTCGGCCGCCGCCCGCCTGAGGCCCGGCGCTGGCATCGCTTCGACGAACTGCTGGTGCCTGCAGACCCGGCCACCGCCACCCAGACCGAACAGCTGCTGGCCGAGCTCTGCTCCGGCGATCCCGTGCAGGTGGACGTGCTGTTGCCATTGCTGTCGATGGACGGCCGTGCATTGATGGTGCACCTGCGTGCTGCCAGCGGGATCGACGAAGCCGGCCGCAACCGCGTGCTGGGCACCCTGCAGGACGTGACGGAGCGCGAGCAGTCGCGACGCCTGCTGCGCGAACGCGAGGAACAGTTCCGCGAACTGGTTCGGGTGCTGCCCGACGGCGTGGTGATCCTCTCCGACGAACACGTGCTGTACGCCAACGCCTGGGCCGCCAGCCTGTTCGGCTATGGCAGCCACACCCTGCTGGGTGAGCCGCTGTCGGCCCTGGTCGCGGTCGGCGACTTGGCCCGCGTGCGCAGCCAGCTGCGCGCTGGCCAGCCCCACCTGGGGCCTGGCCACAGCAGCGTGGTGGCGATGCAGCGTGCCGACGGCCGTAGCTTCCATGCGGGGCTGGCGGTAGGCGAAGTGCGTTACGGCGGACGCGACTGCAAGCTGCTGATCGTGCGCGACCTGAGCGATTCCGAACGCATCCGCAGTGCGCTGGAGACCAGCAACCGCGAACTGCAGGCCATGGCCGGCCGCCTGTTCTCGCTGCAGGAAGACGAACGCCGTGCGATATCGCGCGACCTGCACGACGACATCGGCCAGGCGATCACCGCAATCAAGCTGTCCGCCCATGCTGCGCAGGACGAGCATGATCCGCAGCGCCGCGCCGAGGATCTGGCACAGATCGTCAGCCTGGCCGACACCACCGTAGCCAAACTGCGCGACATCTCTACCCTGCTGCGCCCGCCGCAGCTCGACGCGCTGGGCCTGGAAGCAGCCTTGAGCTGGCAGGCACGGGTGCTGTTCCGCTCCTCGCCGGTGGAACTGCTGGCCGAGATCGAGCCCCTGCCGCAGCGCCCCGACAACAGCATCGAGCAGGCCTGCTTCCGTATCGCGCAGGAAAGCCTGACCAATGCCCTGCGCCACGCCCGCGCCAGCCAGGTCCTGCTGTACTTGCGCGATGTCGGCCAGCGCGGCCTGCACCTGCAGATCCGTGATGATGGCGAGGGCTTCGACCCGGACGGTCCGCGCGGCCTGGGCCTGATCGTGATGCGCGAACGTGCGCAGAGCGTGGGTGGTCACGTTCGGATCGAGTCCGCGCATGGCGAAGGCACCCTGATCGACGTCCATCTCCCCTACCAGGCGGCCAGCATGGCCGCCGTCGAGTCACCGGAATACTGA